The genomic segment TTGCTGTAGGGTGTAAAGTGGCCATGGCCACACCAAAGTCGTATACATAGCTCGGGCCGCTTGGCAGTGGGATCCAATAAGCAAAGACACTAAAGCAGAAAGGTTCATAGGTCAGGATTATAAGGGTTACTAAAATCATGGTTCTCAAGGAGAGCCAGTGGCGCCAAAGCAACAATGATGAATTACTTCTCAAATGTAAACCATAGAGTTCGTAATCTTGACCACACCATTGGCTAAAAATTGGCGTCAACACAAGATATAGATAACCGTACCTGGATTTAAATAGCGTTAGAGATGGAACCACCAGAGTATGGGAAATCCCGGAGATTGATAGGTTGAATATGGTTAAGCTCAGTAAAGACGGGATTTGGAGGCTTGAGATCGAGGAATTTTCGGTAACCATCGCTCCGTGAAGCAAGGGTCATAATGCCGTCCTTCCTTGATCCAAAGTTGTGTGTTGAACCCAAAAGCAAAGTTCCCACCAGCCTAGCGCTTAGATGAAGAGTGATTATCGAGGAACTGCATTGAACCAGGGATTGGAGATGATCTTCTCGAACCCAACTCAAGACTATCGAGACAGGATGTAGAAGGCTTCTGCCCTTACAAACAAGCCGAGGAAGCGTTGAGAAAGGCCTTAGCAAGGGTTCATAAGAACTTAACCTGGATTTTTTGGTTGTGGGCTTGTTTTGCTGCAAGGTTAATGGGCCGCCAGAAACTATAAGGCCCACCAGAAGGAAGCATTGATCCTTGTTGGTTGACCTAATTGGAGTTAATGTACGGCAGCGGCTCTCTGGAGACGGTGGATAGATTTGCAAGAGAAAGATCAGCTCCGGTGAGCAAGGCTTTAGCAACAACAAGCCAGAGGTAAAGTCGGAGGTTGGGACGGGAAACCACAAGGAAAGTCCGAGAATGGAGGGATGCAAGTTTCGCCTGAAAAAGGAGCCGTCGTGTGCCATCGACGTCTCCACCGGGTAAGATGTAGCGGATGGTCCAAAACGGAGCTCACCTGCTAAACTCGGTGCCTCAAGATAAGCTTTCTCAGGGGTGAACAAACAGCCAGATCTTAAGGTATGCATGTCGCCTGTTTGTGGGTCCTTTAAACCGGCTGAAGCGTTCAGGGAGAAGAGGAGGGGGTTCACCAGAAGCCACCTGCGCTCTTTGTCCCTGTCTAGTGATAACACGCCGCGATCTGAGGGGATCGGGGAGAATtgtaaccaaaagagaaaaagaaacggGGACAAAGCTAAACAAAAGATGGAAGTGCAAGCAGGGGAGAGAGCGGGACTAAAgagatcccgacgccggcgagcaaaAGCTACACTGGCATCGGAGAAGGGTTGTAAACTGGAAGCCTCGATAATAGTATCTGAGAGAGTTTTTGGTAGGTCCTTTTCTTAAGAAAGAAGagttttttataaataatattttcaaatatgttcTTTTAGACCCATCTCTACCCATAGGCACGGTAGGTAAATACCAAGGGTCCaataacaattttgaaaaaatccTTTAGGATAAAAGGTCCAAAttttccaataaaaaaattttattaggaggttttagtttttttctagttttgcCACGGGCCCAATTTTAGTTTAAGACAGGCCTGTGTTCTTTCACACAGCTAGAGCCGTATATTGATTTCATCAAACCATCAAAAATAATGTTGAATCGCAGAGTCAATCATTAGATGGGCAAAACTTTCCCAGCCAACCAACAATAGTGGATGTTGGGGTGCTTTATGAACTAAATGAATGAGAATCTTAATGCTTGTTAGAATTGTTTGAAACGGATCAAATGTTTAGTTTTAAGTAATTACTTTTATAGAGAATTGTTGCTACCAAAGTAGTTTACAAACCTTGATTTTGGAAAACCGTAACcagtttttgtaaaaattttgatttttgatgcTAGGATTTTATAGTTCacttgaaaattaataaatcaaaagatttttcTAATTCAAATGCTTGCattatcatttgttttttgcATTCCAGATCGGATACGAATTACTGAACCAATTTGGACCTATCAGTTTTAAACATATCATTTGTTTACTTGGatataattcattttattttaattataaaaaatctcATTTAAAGGCAATTCAACTTGTAATcaaacaattatattatttttatggtGTATACTGTGTATTAGGATTTGTCATATAATATGACTCATATTGCATAAATTACAAACCAataatttttaggttttgtatataattttgaaaatccaATATATTAAGTATTATTTCCTCATATCATGAAATTCATTAACATCAAATATAAACGACAATATGGATTGAAGACTAAGATTTTACCAACTATACATAAACTTTTCATGATAATACTCATTTGAGAGATAGATCCCATCCTCTCTAGCATCCCAAAACGTTACTTCaccaaatttaatgtaaaaataagGATCTTCTCTGTAAGCAGTAAAAGTAACAGAAGATTTAAAACCCACTCCATGCGATAGTTTGCAGTCAAACTTAGTCCCACCAAAAAATTTATCCCCAAACTTAAAGGAATATAAGTCTGAATAATGCACATAGTGAATACCGAGATCGTCTTGATCAGATATACAATGAACAGTGAGAATATCATCACTCCTGTTGAGAGAATTCTTGATAATTACTtggttttttggaaaaaatttgcTAGCATTGTTCGATCCAAAACTCAAAGCAATTacaatgattaaaacaaaagatgtaTTCATGATTTAGAGCTATCTCTTTTTATCTATAGTTTTGTATAAGTTGGTAAAACCAAGTCACCCAAGTAGTATATATacattagatttttaaattaatatcctTGCATAGCTTAAAAAGAATCTTTGACTCTTTTATTTTGGTAACAACTTAATTAAGTACCTAAGTTTCAGTCTATACATCCAAtgcacattaaaaaaaataaacgataGGAACATTTTGAATTAAAGTGAGtcaatttatgaaaaaatttaaatggACTTAAATGAGTTTCCCAAATTAGTCTCATTAATTATATGAGttttatcataaatatataggTATCCATCTAGATCCATTTCTGTTGATattcttattaaatatttatcatataaaattattattttttctgccaaaattataaaattatatttttccgtcaaaaaaaattatcttttattaaaaCAGTTTTTTCTCGCCAAATCCGTAAAAATTGTTTTTCCCGCCAAATCCATAAAAACGTGTTTTCCCGCTAAAAC from the Camelina sativa cultivar DH55 chromosome 12, Cs, whole genome shotgun sequence genome contains:
- the LOC104733528 gene encoding uncharacterized protein LOC104733528, translated to MNTSFVLIIVIALSFGSNNASKFFPKNQVIIKNSLNRSDDILTVHCISDQDDLGIHYVHYSDLYSFKFGDKFFGGTKFDCKLSHGVGFKSSVTFTAYREDPYFYIKFGEVTFWDAREDGIYLSNEYYHEKFMYSW